The window GTATTGCATCCTCTTACATCTTTAGTTTGAAAGAAGGTGATCCTGTAACCATTTCTGGTCCGTTCGGTGAATTCTTTATCAACGAATCCGAAGCAGAGATGCTATACGTAGGTGGTGGTGCCGGTATGGCCCCGATGCGTTCCCACTTGTACCATTTGTTCAAGACTTTGAAAACGGATAGAAAAGTGACCTATTGGTACGGAGGACGTTCCAAGAGAGAGCTGTTTTACATCGACCACTTTAAGCAATTGGAGAAGGAATTCCCCAACTTTAAATTCTATATGGCACTTTCTGAGCCATTGGAAGAGGATAACTGGAAGGTGAAGAAAGATATCAATGATGAGGAAGGCGACGGATTTGTTGGATTTATCCACAACTGCGTTATCGATAACTACCTGAACCATCACGAAACCCCTGAGGACATCGAATTGTATTTCTGTGGACCTCCATTGATGAACAAGGCCGTTCAAAAAATGGGCGAGGACTTTGGTATTCCAGATGAGAATATCAGATTTGATGACTTTGGTGGATAAAAACCAAGAAAATATACCACCTCGAGCATTGTCGAGAGGTAAAGTGAAACCAAACCGATGCTCCCAGCATCGGTTTTTTTTGTTAGGTATGGGAAGAGAATTAACAGAGCAGGAACTTCATAACTTGGCCATGAACATTGTGGGCCGGGAACTGGAAGCGGATGGATTTGAGTTTATGGCCATCAACAGTAAACTCAAAAAAAATCCTCAATATGTGTGTCTTAAAGAAAAGATACTACACTTCATTGTAGTGCGTAATGTGGAATTTCCATTCAATCCCAGGGAATATGATAAGGAATTGATGCAGAAAGTCAAGAACCATGCAGAAAAGTTCGAGGCAAGAACCTACTTTGCGGGCGTGGGCCTTTCCAATGCGGCGGATAGGACCGAGCCGTTGTATCTGAACGAGGAATATGTGGTGGATTATCAAGGATTAATTGAAATATAGATGAAGCATAAACCGATTACTTTAGTGTTGATGGTGCTTTTTTTGGCAAGTTGTACACCCAAAGAGCACATCAAAAACCAATCGTGGGGCAATGCCTTGGGAACCACCTACTCCATCATCTATATTGCGGATGAGGAGTTGGACTACCAACAAGAAATTGATTCGGTGTTTCAGGTGCTTAACCAGTCCATGTCCACCTATATTCCTGATTCTGATATTTCAAAAATCAATGCTGGGGACTCCACCATTCAGGTAGATGATATGTTTAGGGAGGTTTTTGAGGTATCTAGCGAGGTCCATAAGGCTTCAAACGGTTATTTTGACCCTACCATCGGTGTTTTGGCAAACGCATGGGGCTTTGGACCAGGGGAGCAGATAGAGCTCGATAGCCTTCGTGTGGACAGCTTGTTGCAATATGTAGGATGGGAAAAAGTGAAACTGAATACAGATAATACCATAACTAAGGAACATCCATCCATTCGTTTCGACTTCAACGCAGTAGCTAAGGGCTATGCCATTGATCGATTGGGGGCTATGCTCGACCAAAAAGGCATTAAGAATTATCTCGTTGAAGTTGGCGGCGAAGTCTTGGCCAAGGGAACCAATTTGGTGTCCGGAAAGCAATGGACCGTAGGTATTGATGACCCACAAGTGGAGACAGGACGCCAGCTCAAGCAAATCGTTTCCCTAAAGGATGTGGCCATGGCATCATCTGGAAACTATCGAAAATTTAGGGTAGACCCGGCAACGGGCGAGAAGTTTGTGCATACCATTAACCCAAAAACGGGATATACCAAAAATTCCAATGTATTGGCCACAAGCGTTGTTGCTAAGACCTGTGCCATGGCCGATGCTTATGCCACTACTTTTATGGCGTTGGATCTGGAAGAATCAAAGGATGTACTTCAGAATCATGACGAACTTGAAGCCTATATCATCTATTTGGACAAAAATGGGGCAACACAAGAGTTTTTTACCCCTGGCTTTGAAGCCTTGGTCAAGCAATAATCACTTTTTTACCAGCGGGATGATTTCCCCCTTGGCCAAACGGTACTTTTCTACATCTTCCTTTGGAAGTGTATTGGTGTAATCCACTTCTTCAACGCTGAAGCCTACACTACGAAGCTTATCAAAATAATCCCTTCCGTAAATGCGTACATGGTCGTACTGACCGAAAATCCGTGCCCGCTCCTTTCGGTCGGTAATGGTATTGTCCTCAAAGGTTTGCTCTCTTTTCAGGTCCTGCGGAATTTGGAATATGCCCCAACCTCCCGGTTTCATCACACGGTAAAGCTCCTGCATGGCTTTGGTGTCATCGGGGATATGCTCCAGCACATGGTTGCATAAGATGACATCAAACGTGTCCTCATCAAAAGGTAAGTGGCAAATATCAGCTTTTACATCGGCCAAAGGCGAATTCAGATCAGTAGTAGTGTAGGTAATATGGTCCAACTTTTTAAAGCGCTGATAAAAGGCCTGCTCGGGTGCAAAGTGTAACAGCTTTATGGGCCTGGTAAAGAAGTCTGTCTCATTTTTGAGATAGAGCCACAAGAGTCGATGCCTTTCCAGGGATAAGGTAGAGGGGGAGAGGACGTTTTCACGAGGATTTTCGTATCCGTAAGGCAAAAACTTCCTGAAACTTTTTCCATCGATGGGGTCGGTATATGTTTTTCCCTTTAGGGAAAGGGCAATCAACGGCCGCACCCAATAGCTTAATCGGATGAGTAAAGGACGAGGGATTAGATTCAGAAAATATTTAAAGATGTTTGACACGAATTACACGAATTTCCTCTAATTGGATTGTAATATTACTCTTTTATAGGTTAAACTATCTTCACCAAAGTTTATAATTAATCCTAGTTTCATTTTTGATGCTGCCAAGTAATTCAATGTTTGTTTGATATGTCCACTGGTGATTTTTTCGACGGCCTTAAGCTCTAAGATGATTTTACCGTCCACCAAATAATCTGCATAATAGTGATGCATTAGCTTTTCACCTTT is drawn from Flagellimonas sp. MMG031 and contains these coding sequences:
- a CDS encoding Na(+)-translocating NADH-quinone reductase subunit F — translated: MGRELTEQELHNLAMNIVGRELEADGFEFMAINSKLKKNPQYVCLKEKILHFIVVRNVEFPFNPREYDKELMQKVKNHAEKFEARTYFAGVGLSNAADRTEPLYLNEEYVVDYQGLIEI
- a CDS encoding FAD:protein FMN transferase → MKHKPITLVLMVLFLASCTPKEHIKNQSWGNALGTTYSIIYIADEELDYQQEIDSVFQVLNQSMSTYIPDSDISKINAGDSTIQVDDMFREVFEVSSEVHKASNGYFDPTIGVLANAWGFGPGEQIELDSLRVDSLLQYVGWEKVKLNTDNTITKEHPSIRFDFNAVAKGYAIDRLGAMLDQKGIKNYLVEVGGEVLAKGTNLVSGKQWTVGIDDPQVETGRQLKQIVSLKDVAMASSGNYRKFRVDPATGEKFVHTINPKTGYTKNSNVLATSVVAKTCAMADAYATTFMALDLEESKDVLQNHDELEAYIIYLDKNGATQEFFTPGFEALVKQ
- a CDS encoding methyltransferase domain-containing protein, producing the protein MSNIFKYFLNLIPRPLLIRLSYWVRPLIALSLKGKTYTDPIDGKSFRKFLPYGYENPRENVLSPSTLSLERHRLLWLYLKNETDFFTRPIKLLHFAPEQAFYQRFKKLDHITYTTTDLNSPLADVKADICHLPFDEDTFDVILCNHVLEHIPDDTKAMQELYRVMKPGGWGIFQIPQDLKREQTFEDNTITDRKERARIFGQYDHVRIYGRDYFDKLRSVGFSVEEVDYTNTLPKEDVEKYRLAKGEIIPLVKK
- a CDS encoding GxxExxY protein, whose product is MSQIIYKNESYFLIGLCMDVHSELGKGFSEAVYCDALEIELKSNGVPFQKEVKFDIIYKGEKLMHHYYADYLVDGKIILELKAVEKITSGHIKQTLNYLAASKMKLGLIINFGEDSLTYKRVILQSN